In Gemmata obscuriglobus, a single genomic region encodes these proteins:
- the hpnE gene encoding hydroxysqualene dehydroxylase HpnE, with product MRNEEPKSEPPARASGSVIVVGGGLAGLAAAVGLAGRGFKVTVLESRNRLGGRAGSFRDPQTDQLVDACQHVSMGCCTNFAHLLRTVGAEHLLSPQPRLYFVTPDRRVSVFKSDPWPAPFHLGRALMGAHYLTPLDKLRVAYGLGRMLLERPDADPPLLPWLKAHFQNERTINRFWAIVLTSALNETVDRVGLKYARKVFRDGFVRHRDAFTVHVPSVPLGRLYGDELRGWLATHGVEVCENAGVKRLLKGEGISGAALRDGSTLTADWYVLAVPFDRVADLLPGELAGEPYFGGANGLTPSPITSVHLWLDRPTMKLPHAVLVDCLGQWVFDRGEVAPGEFYLQVVVSAARDLKGLGREEIQRRIYEELGRLFPPVAQAKLLRAKVVTEHTATFSAVPGVDRWRPPQASPVWNLAVAGDWTDTGWPATMEGAVRSGYLAAEAILARAGQPAKLVQPELSWARPAGVAPAFPLTRARPCE from the coding sequence ATGCGGAACGAAGAACCGAAATCGGAACCGCCGGCGCGCGCGTCGGGCTCCGTGATTGTGGTCGGCGGCGGGTTGGCGGGGCTGGCGGCGGCCGTGGGGCTCGCCGGCCGCGGGTTCAAGGTGACCGTGCTGGAGTCGCGTAACCGGCTCGGCGGGCGCGCGGGGTCGTTCCGCGACCCGCAAACCGACCAGCTCGTGGACGCGTGCCAGCACGTCAGCATGGGCTGCTGCACCAACTTCGCCCACCTGCTGCGCACGGTCGGCGCCGAGCACCTCCTTTCGCCCCAACCGAGGCTGTATTTCGTCACCCCCGACCGACGGGTCAGTGTTTTCAAGAGCGACCCGTGGCCGGCGCCGTTCCACCTCGGGCGGGCGCTGATGGGCGCGCACTACCTCACGCCGCTCGACAAGCTCCGCGTGGCCTACGGGCTCGGGCGGATGCTCTTAGAGCGCCCGGACGCGGACCCGCCGCTGCTCCCCTGGCTGAAGGCGCATTTCCAGAATGAACGCACGATCAACCGGTTCTGGGCCATCGTGCTCACCAGCGCGCTGAACGAAACGGTTGACCGCGTGGGGCTGAAGTACGCCCGCAAGGTGTTCCGCGACGGGTTCGTGCGGCACCGCGACGCCTTCACAGTCCACGTTCCGAGTGTGCCGCTGGGCCGGCTCTACGGCGACGAGCTGCGCGGGTGGCTCGCGACGCACGGCGTGGAGGTGTGCGAGAACGCGGGGGTGAAGCGGCTGTTAAAGGGAGAGGGGATCAGCGGGGCCGCCCTCCGCGACGGTTCCACCCTCACCGCCGACTGGTACGTGCTGGCGGTGCCGTTCGACCGCGTCGCCGATTTGCTGCCTGGAGAGCTGGCCGGCGAGCCGTACTTCGGCGGCGCGAACGGCCTCACGCCGTCGCCGATCACGAGCGTCCACCTGTGGCTCGATCGGCCCACCATGAAGCTCCCGCACGCCGTGCTCGTGGACTGCCTGGGGCAGTGGGTGTTCGATCGCGGCGAGGTCGCGCCCGGCGAGTTCTACCTGCAAGTGGTGGTCAGCGCCGCCCGCGATCTGAAGGGGCTCGGCCGGGAAGAGATCCAGCGCCGCATTTATGAAGAACTCGGGCGCCTGTTCCCGCCGGTGGCGCAGGCGAAGTTACTCCGCGCGAAGGTGGTGACCGAACACACTGCGACCTTCAGCGCGGTGCCAGGGGTGGACCGGTGGCGGCCCCCCCAGGCGTCCCCGGTGTGGAACCTCGCGGTCGCCGGGGACTGGACCGACACCGGCTGGCCCGCGACGATGGAGGGGGCGGTTCGGAGCGGTTATTTGGCCGCCGAGGCGATTCTCGCCCGCGCCGGACAGCCCGCGAAGTTGGTGCAACCCGAGTTGTCCTGGGCCCGCCCGGCGGGTGTCGCCCCCGCCTTTCCGTTGACCCGCGCGCGACCGTGCGAGTAA
- a CDS encoding transposase, which produces MRPKRQSIRATPAHATRHLRPVLTDWLGRAVQLPKRRRTCTPEVVWRVVLFAAAFARSVAAACAAIADAPSGQAIWDCLYLTLPKRRRTLERRLRPALHAPLGKRKRAARVAIDYHRIGYFGTPNRDTTRSKGAGGTHTFHTYATACLVGGPDRYTLGLTAVGEKEPMTAVLTRLLDQVTAARVTVRVALLDKAFFSIAVMRLLQARGVPFVIPAVVRGRKPRPGVKGVGLRAVRRRGAGRYAYTHADRGTSVRVHVVIAHKSYRYRRTGGRRSKKLLYAAWRVSGSPVAIRDLYRTRFGIESSYRQLGQVRPRTSTTDGVVRLLWVAVGLILRNAWLWSRSARGLGWTLAAVCLILLADGLAPTDGENKSITTARSANKTKPPT; this is translated from the coding sequence ATGCGACCCAAACGTCAGTCTATCCGAGCCACCCCGGCCCACGCCACCCGGCACCTCCGTCCGGTCCTGACCGACTGGCTCGGCCGTGCGGTCCAACTGCCCAAGCGTCGCCGCACCTGTACACCCGAGGTGGTGTGGCGGGTGGTGCTGTTCGCCGCGGCGTTCGCCCGCTCGGTGGCCGCGGCCTGTGCCGCGATCGCCGACGCCCCGTCCGGGCAGGCCATCTGGGATTGCTTGTACCTCACGCTGCCCAAGCGGCGCCGCACCCTCGAGCGGCGGTTGCGGCCGGCCCTCCACGCCCCGCTCGGCAAGCGGAAGCGGGCGGCTCGGGTCGCGATCGACTACCACCGGATCGGGTACTTCGGGACGCCGAACCGGGACACCACCCGGTCCAAGGGGGCCGGCGGCACCCACACGTTCCACACGTACGCCACCGCGTGCCTCGTCGGGGGACCGGACCGGTACACGCTCGGGTTGACGGCCGTGGGCGAGAAGGAGCCGATGACCGCGGTGCTCACCCGGCTGTTGGATCAGGTGACGGCGGCACGGGTTACGGTCCGGGTCGCGCTGCTGGACAAGGCGTTCTTCTCGATCGCGGTGATGCGGTTGCTCCAGGCGCGGGGTGTGCCGTTCGTGATCCCGGCCGTGGTCCGGGGCCGCAAGCCCCGGCCCGGGGTGAAGGGGGTCGGGTTGCGGGCCGTGCGGCGGCGGGGCGCGGGTCGATATGCGTACACCCACGCGGATCGGGGCACCTCGGTGCGGGTGCACGTGGTGATCGCTCACAAGAGCTACCGGTACCGGCGGACCGGGGGCCGGCGGAGCAAGAAGTTACTGTACGCGGCGTGGCGGGTGAGCGGGAGCCCGGTGGCGATTCGGGACCTGTACCGGACCCGATTCGGGATCGAGAGCAGCTACCGCCAGTTGGGGCAGGTTCGGCCCCGGACCTCGACCACCGATGGGGTCGTGCGACTCCTGTGGGTGGCCGTCGGGCTGATCCTGCGTAACGCCTGGTTGTGGTCCCGCTCAGCCCGCGGCCTCGGGTGGACACTGGCGGCGGTATGCCTGATACTGTTGGCCGATGGGCTGGCACCTACAGATGGCGAAAATAAGTCCATTACTACTGCACGATCGGCCAACAAAACCAAGCCGCCAACTTGA
- a CDS encoding amidohydrolase family protein produces MRRLAALVPIVIALSLPLVPGAGAPAAARAADADRVTAFTGATIHTAATDRPIENGTLVVKGGRIAAVGAAADVTVPPGAEVVDLKGRVVIPGLVDTHSHVGVYSRPGVAANSDGNEMSGPVQPGVRAIDSFNADDPGIKMALAGGVTTANVMPGSGNVIGGQTVYVKYRGRSVEEMRVTGRAWGKEILGGLKMANGENPKGYGRGKGVAPFTRMKVAAMQRETFQKAKEYRAKLEGGGKVDRDVALEPLVEVLDGKRTVHFHCHRADDLLTAVRLSEEFGFELVLQHATEGYRVADVLAKKKIPVSLTLIDSPGGKAETMGLLEENAAILNSAGVIVTINTDDSVTESRFLLRTGAIAARGGMSEADALKAITIRAAKLLHLDHRLGSLEKGKDADFAVLSGSPFSVYTRVEQTWIDGQKVFDVIPDRGYQTGGFALPAGEKLPTPPPGPRPAPEARDLGTPTFDGNTPELKGAVAVTAEFIHTGGRVFPGVIVAKDGKILHVVAGEATAKNMPIYKAKHVTPGLIDPFCSAGLSGAWNSPADQDQDETSDPNQADLRALDGFNPREPLLDFLVANGTTVVHATPGRVNPIAGRGGVFRADGTTADSALVPVGALVVNLGESSKGKSPTTRMGVAALVRKAFTDADAYRTSKPAAKNPKHEALVPALEGKANVYFAAHRRDDIQTALRIAAEFKLKPVIALGTEGYRMAEELKQAGVPVVVHPTMLRAGGSIETMHAFTGNVAALDAAGVPVTVCTGFEGYVPKTRVLRYEAAMAAAAGMDRERALSAITINAAKLLGIDKEYGSIEVSKVADLVLYDGDPFEHTTHVTHTLLRGKVAYDRAEYLKLPFERRVLPLLTGGSGTGCCLGW; encoded by the coding sequence ATGCGCAGGCTCGCCGCTCTCGTTCCGATTGTCATCGCGTTGTCACTGCCGCTCGTGCCCGGGGCCGGCGCGCCCGCGGCCGCCCGCGCGGCCGACGCCGACCGGGTCACCGCGTTCACGGGCGCCACGATTCACACCGCCGCGACCGACCGGCCGATCGAGAACGGCACGCTCGTCGTCAAAGGCGGGCGGATCGCTGCCGTCGGGGCCGCGGCGGACGTAACGGTCCCCCCGGGGGCCGAAGTCGTCGACCTCAAGGGGCGCGTCGTCATCCCCGGGCTGGTGGACACGCACTCGCACGTCGGGGTGTACAGCCGCCCGGGCGTGGCGGCCAACTCCGACGGGAACGAGATGAGCGGCCCCGTGCAGCCGGGGGTGCGGGCCATCGACTCGTTCAACGCCGACGACCCGGGCATCAAGATGGCCCTCGCCGGCGGCGTCACCACCGCCAACGTGATGCCCGGGTCGGGCAACGTGATCGGCGGGCAGACCGTTTACGTGAAGTACCGGGGCCGGAGCGTCGAGGAGATGCGGGTCACCGGCCGCGCGTGGGGGAAGGAGATCCTCGGCGGGCTGAAGATGGCCAACGGCGAGAACCCGAAGGGGTACGGCCGGGGTAAGGGCGTCGCCCCGTTCACGCGGATGAAGGTCGCCGCCATGCAGCGGGAGACGTTCCAGAAGGCGAAGGAGTACCGGGCAAAGCTCGAAGGGGGCGGCAAAGTCGATCGCGACGTGGCACTCGAGCCGCTCGTGGAGGTGCTCGACGGCAAACGCACGGTCCACTTCCACTGCCACCGTGCGGACGACCTGCTCACCGCCGTGCGCCTCAGCGAGGAGTTCGGGTTCGAACTCGTGCTCCAACACGCCACGGAAGGGTACCGCGTCGCGGACGTGCTCGCGAAGAAGAAGATCCCGGTTTCGCTGACGCTCATCGACAGCCCCGGCGGTAAGGCCGAAACGATGGGCCTGCTCGAAGAGAACGCCGCGATCCTGAACAGTGCCGGGGTGATCGTCACCATCAACACCGACGACAGCGTCACCGAGTCGCGGTTCCTGCTCCGGACGGGCGCGATCGCGGCGCGCGGCGGGATGTCCGAAGCGGACGCGCTCAAAGCCATCACCATCCGCGCGGCGAAGCTGCTGCACCTCGACCACCGGCTCGGCTCGCTCGAAAAGGGCAAGGACGCGGATTTTGCGGTCCTGAGCGGTTCCCCGTTCAGCGTGTACACTCGTGTCGAGCAGACCTGGATCGACGGCCAGAAGGTGTTCGACGTTATCCCCGATCGGGGCTACCAGACCGGCGGGTTCGCGCTGCCCGCGGGCGAGAAGTTACCGACCCCGCCTCCCGGGCCGCGCCCGGCCCCGGAGGCCCGTGACCTGGGCACGCCGACCTTCGACGGCAACACGCCGGAACTGAAGGGCGCGGTCGCGGTGACGGCCGAGTTCATCCACACCGGCGGCCGCGTTTTCCCGGGGGTGATCGTGGCGAAGGACGGGAAGATCCTGCACGTCGTTGCCGGCGAAGCCACAGCCAAGAACATGCCGATTTATAAGGCGAAGCACGTCACCCCGGGGCTGATCGACCCGTTTTGCTCGGCGGGGCTGAGCGGCGCGTGGAACAGTCCGGCCGACCAGGACCAAGACGAGACGAGTGACCCCAACCAGGCGGACCTCCGGGCGCTCGACGGCTTCAACCCGCGGGAACCGCTCCTCGATTTCCTCGTCGCGAACGGCACCACGGTGGTTCACGCGACCCCGGGACGGGTGAACCCGATCGCGGGCCGCGGCGGGGTGTTCCGCGCCGACGGCACCACGGCCGACTCCGCTCTGGTACCTGTCGGGGCGCTGGTGGTGAACCTGGGAGAATCGTCAAAGGGCAAATCGCCGACGACCCGTATGGGCGTCGCGGCGTTGGTGCGCAAAGCGTTCACCGACGCCGACGCGTACCGCACCAGCAAGCCGGCGGCGAAGAACCCCAAGCACGAAGCGCTCGTGCCCGCGCTCGAGGGCAAGGCGAACGTCTACTTCGCGGCGCACCGCAGGGACGACATTCAGACCGCCCTGCGGATCGCAGCGGAGTTCAAGCTGAAGCCCGTGATCGCGCTGGGCACCGAAGGGTACCGCATGGCCGAGGAACTGAAGCAGGCCGGCGTTCCGGTCGTCGTTCACCCCACCATGCTGCGCGCCGGTGGTAGCATCGAAACGATGCACGCGTTCACCGGAAACGTTGCGGCGCTCGACGCGGCCGGCGTCCCGGTTACCGTTTGCACCGGGTTCGAGGGGTACGTTCCGAAGACGCGGGTGCTGCGTTACGAAGCGGCGATGGCCGCGGCGGCGGGTATGGACCGCGAGCGGGCACTGAGCGCGATTACGATCAACGCCGCGAAGCTGCTCGGCATCGACAAAGAGTACGGCAGTATCGAGGTGAGCAAGGTTGCCGATCTCGTTCTGTACGACGGCGACCCGTTCGAGCACACGACGCACGTCACGCACACGCTCCTGCGCGGGAAGGTGGCGTACGACCGCGCCGAGTACCTGAAACTGCCGTTCGAGCGGCGCGTGCTTCCGCTCCTCACCGGCGGCAGCGGAACGGGGTGCTGCTTGGGCTGGTGA
- a CDS encoding amino acid-binding ACT, with protein sequence MSFKMQRVHLFHAEVEDKPGGTAAKLKKLAEAGAHLEYVYSQRSLNKPGVGDLYVAPLTGTGELAAAKAVGLHEVSEPIVMRVEGDDKAGLGGRVTQAWEMAGINLQGLVMSVISGKFVGYATFDSVADANKAATILAELGTA encoded by the coding sequence ATGAGCTTCAAGATGCAACGGGTTCACCTGTTCCACGCCGAGGTCGAGGACAAGCCGGGCGGCACCGCGGCCAAGCTGAAGAAGCTGGCCGAGGCGGGCGCGCACCTCGAGTACGTGTACAGCCAGCGGTCGCTGAACAAGCCCGGGGTGGGGGACCTGTACGTGGCCCCCCTCACCGGCACCGGCGAACTGGCCGCCGCGAAGGCGGTGGGGCTGCACGAGGTGAGCGAGCCGATCGTGATGCGGGTGGAGGGCGACGACAAGGCCGGGTTGGGCGGGCGCGTCACCCAGGCGTGGGAGATGGCCGGGATCAACCTGCAAGGGCTCGTGATGTCGGTGATCAGCGGCAAGTTCGTCGGGTACGCCACGTTCGACTCCGTCGCGGACGCGAACAAGGCCGCCACCATTCTCGCCGAGCTGGGCACCGCTTGA
- the fae gene encoding formaldehyde-activating enzyme, translated as MSVMYVGEGLVIEGSDLDNVAHIDLLIGPKDGPVGVAFANALASQTAGHTNLLAVVSPNIPAKPATVTVTKVTMKKSAQVMQMFGPAQAAVARAVVDSVVEGVLPKAEAENWVIVCGVFIAPSANDNKKIYKNNYEAVKLAIKNAIQKSPSIDEIIAKKDTPHPFE; from the coding sequence ATGTCCGTGATGTACGTCGGCGAAGGTCTGGTCATCGAAGGCAGCGACCTGGACAACGTGGCCCACATCGACCTGCTCATCGGGCCGAAGGACGGCCCGGTCGGCGTCGCGTTCGCCAACGCCCTCGCCAGCCAGACCGCCGGCCACACCAACCTGCTCGCGGTCGTCAGCCCGAACATCCCGGCCAAGCCGGCCACCGTCACCGTCACCAAGGTGACGATGAAGAAGTCGGCCCAGGTGATGCAGATGTTCGGCCCGGCCCAGGCGGCCGTGGCCCGCGCGGTCGTGGACAGCGTGGTCGAGGGCGTGCTCCCGAAGGCCGAGGCCGAGAACTGGGTGATCGTGTGCGGGGTGTTCATCGCCCCCAGCGCCAACGACAACAAGAAGATCTACAAGAACAACTACGAGGCCGTGAAGCTGGCCATCAAGAACGCGATCCAGAAGAGCCCGAGCATCGACGAGATCATCGCCAAGAAGGACACCCCGCACCCGTTCGAGTGA
- a CDS encoding NADP-dependent methylenetetrahydromethanopterin/methylenetetrahydrofolate dehydrogenase yields MEKATILVQLDTDPLPSVFDRVVAVDAGVQHTFSYGGVTPQNVMPLVHGCIFTRGGKDLARTAIFVGGSDVTAGEAVLAEVKKHLIPQYGLSVSLMLDSNGANTTAAAAVRAAGRHLDLSKTKALVLGGTGPVGQRVARLLAKAGGHVRLGSRQKGRAEAVCEAIRAHIPGGHLEAVSVASSSDAPAALDGRTLVVAAGAAGAVLLPKKLRRGCESLKVAIDLNGVPPSGIEGVELGDKGADRDGHICYGALGVGGTKMKVHRAAIGKLFEANNAVLDVEEVYALALQLP; encoded by the coding sequence ATGGAAAAGGCCACCATCCTCGTCCAGCTCGACACCGATCCGCTGCCGAGCGTGTTCGACCGCGTGGTCGCGGTGGACGCGGGCGTCCAGCACACCTTCAGTTACGGCGGGGTGACGCCCCAGAACGTGATGCCGCTGGTCCACGGGTGCATCTTCACCCGCGGCGGCAAGGACCTCGCGCGGACCGCGATCTTCGTCGGCGGGTCCGACGTGACCGCGGGCGAGGCGGTGCTGGCCGAGGTGAAGAAGCACCTGATCCCGCAGTACGGGCTCAGCGTCTCGCTGATGCTCGATTCCAACGGCGCGAACACGACCGCCGCCGCCGCGGTGCGGGCGGCCGGGCGGCACCTGGACCTGAGCAAGACAAAGGCCCTCGTACTCGGGGGCACCGGGCCGGTCGGCCAGCGCGTCGCGCGGCTCCTGGCCAAGGCCGGGGGGCACGTCCGGCTCGGGTCGCGCCAGAAGGGGCGCGCCGAGGCCGTGTGCGAGGCGATCCGGGCGCACATCCCCGGCGGGCATCTCGAAGCGGTGAGCGTGGCCTCGTCGTCCGACGCGCCGGCCGCCCTCGACGGCCGCACCCTGGTCGTCGCCGCCGGCGCCGCGGGCGCGGTGCTGTTGCCGAAGAAGCTGCGGCGCGGGTGCGAATCGCTGAAGGTCGCCATCGACCTGAACGGCGTGCCCCCGTCCGGCATTGAGGGGGTCGAACTCGGCGACAAGGGCGCCGACCGCGACGGCCACATCTGCTACGGCGCGCTGGGCGTCGGCGGCACCAAGATGAAGGTCCACCGGGCCGCCATCGGCAAGCTGTTCGAGGCGAACAACGCGGTGCTGGACGTCGAAGAGGTCTACGCGCTCGCGCTGCAACTGCCCTGA
- a CDS encoding PEP-CTERM sorting domain-containing protein yields MAVRLSALSFCALTCLPALASAGPIAFTLGAGNLTTSPEAPQLGMALVPVVTSTATRSAELDSTQPVTLGVVAYEPGRIPTPDPRDVHPDGTTHWNNDGYFAVDVNLVDYASGESAILTLHGRAHMYSNYATGSGWSGQTVFWFDEREQVTLGGNTYTVWGANRFTDGNGQAAVNVWVGSGAPVATPEPGTLVLAALGLAPIGLRRFRRTK; encoded by the coding sequence ATGGCGGTCAGATTATCAGCACTGAGCTTCTGCGCACTGACTTGCCTGCCCGCCCTCGCCAGCGCCGGACCGATCGCGTTCACCCTCGGGGCCGGGAACCTCACCACCTCCCCCGAAGCACCCCAGCTCGGCATGGCGCTCGTTCCGGTCGTGACATCGACGGCGACGCGCAGCGCCGAACTCGACAGCACCCAGCCCGTCACGCTCGGCGTGGTCGCCTACGAGCCGGGGCGCATCCCCACCCCCGACCCGCGCGACGTTCATCCGGACGGCACCACCCACTGGAACAACGACGGGTACTTCGCGGTCGATGTGAACCTGGTCGATTACGCCTCCGGCGAGAGCGCGATCCTGACGCTGCACGGGCGCGCCCACATGTACAGCAACTACGCCACCGGCTCCGGCTGGAGCGGGCAAACGGTGTTCTGGTTCGACGAGCGCGAGCAGGTGACGCTCGGCGGGAACACGTACACGGTCTGGGGGGCGAACCGGTTCACCGACGGGAACGGGCAGGCCGCGGTCAACGTGTGGGTCGGGTCTGGCGCCCCGGTCGCGACCCCGGAGCCGGGGACGCTCGTTCTGGCGGCCCTCGGGCTGGCCCCGATCGGGCTGCGCCGGTTCCGCCGCACGAAGTGA
- a CDS encoding DUF1464 family protein, translating into MPRVAGCDPGTSSLDLLALEDGRVIAQARIEPAELRADPAAPVRWLTDHGPFDLVAGPSGYGLPLVRAEACTDRQLALMSLVRPDEPGAKGVSGFSATVRALRASGLPIVFLPGVVHLPSVPAHRKLNKIDLGTADKLCVAALALAQHNSDEPALVVEFGSAFTAFLVLKGRQIVDGLGGTSGPLGARSGGAWDGETAYLLSPLGKNDLFHGGVNDAPDRDTGRAAFRESFCKAVYGLLNVHGCQDVYYSGSLLRSDPDLVQQALGELPNGFFRLHYAGDLPGAWVKHAAQGAALLADGLCGGTFAPLVEWLRLRAASGTVFDWLTHPRAADVRRQFLAE; encoded by the coding sequence ATGCCGCGCGTAGCCGGGTGCGACCCGGGCACCTCTTCGCTGGACCTCCTCGCGCTCGAAGACGGGCGCGTGATCGCGCAGGCGCGCATCGAACCGGCCGAGTTGCGTGCCGACCCCGCCGCGCCGGTGCGATGGCTCACCGACCACGGGCCGTTCGACCTCGTCGCGGGGCCGTCGGGTTACGGCCTCCCCCTCGTCCGCGCGGAAGCCTGCACCGACCGTCAACTCGCGCTCATGTCGCTCGTGCGGCCGGACGAGCCCGGCGCGAAGGGCGTCAGCGGCTTCTCCGCGACGGTTCGCGCGCTGCGGGCCAGCGGGCTGCCGATCGTCTTCCTTCCGGGCGTCGTACACCTGCCCAGCGTCCCGGCGCACCGCAAACTAAACAAGATCGATCTCGGCACCGCGGACAAGCTGTGCGTCGCCGCGCTCGCGCTGGCCCAGCACAACAGCGACGAGCCCGCGCTGGTCGTGGAGTTCGGCTCCGCGTTCACCGCGTTCCTGGTGCTGAAGGGCCGGCAAATCGTGGACGGCTTGGGCGGAACGAGCGGGCCGCTCGGAGCGCGGAGCGGGGGCGCGTGGGACGGAGAAACCGCGTACCTGCTCTCACCGCTCGGCAAGAACGACCTGTTCCACGGCGGGGTGAACGACGCCCCCGACCGCGACACCGGCCGCGCCGCGTTTCGCGAATCGTTCTGCAAGGCGGTCTACGGGCTGCTGAACGTCCACGGGTGTCAGGACGTGTACTACAGCGGCAGCCTGCTGCGATCGGACCCGGACCTCGTTCAGCAGGCGCTGGGCGAGTTGCCGAACGGCTTCTTCCGGTTGCACTACGCCGGCGATCTGCCCGGCGCCTGGGTGAAGCACGCCGCACAGGGAGCGGCCCTACTCGCCGACGGGTTGTGCGGCGGCACGTTCGCACCGCTGGTGGAGTGGCTGCGGCTGCGCGCGGCGAGCGGCACCGTGTTCGACTGGCTCACGCACCCGCGGGCCGCTGACGTGCGCCGGCAGTTCTTGGCAGAATAG